One window of Tachysurus vachellii isolate PV-2020 chromosome 21, HZAU_Pvac_v1, whole genome shotgun sequence genomic DNA carries:
- the cthrc1a gene encoding collagen triple helix repeat-containing protein 1a, giving the protein MKMGSLFVSLSLSPILICFCLVFPLCTTQKAKDRKSVGARDTEFVDKYSVCAQGPPGVQGRDGNPGVNGIPGTPGIPGRDGVKGEKGECVTERFEEPWKPNYKQCAWSSLNYGIDLGKIADCTFTKLRSDSSLRVLFSGSLRLKCKTACCGRWYITFNGAECTGPLPIESIIYLDQGSPELNSTINMHRTSTVEGLCEGISAGLVDVAIWVGTCADYSRGDASTGWNSVSRMIIEELPK; this is encoded by the exons ATGAAGATGGGATccttgtttgtgtctctgtctctgtctccgaTTCTCATCTGCTTCTGCCTCGTTTTTCCGCTCTGCACGACCCAGAAAGCCAAAGATAGGAAGAGTGTTGGCGCGAGGGACACCGAGTTCGTGGACAAG tacAGTGTTTGTGCACAGGGTCCTCCTGGAGTGCAGGGACGTGATGGTAATCCTGGTGTGAACGGTATTCCTGGTACTCCAGGAATTCCCGGCCGCGATGGGGTGAAGGGGGAGAAGGGCGAGTGTGTGACGGAGAGATTTGAGGAACCGTGGAAGCCGAACTATAAGCAGTGTGCGTGGAGCTCGCTTAATTACGGCATCGACCTCGGCAAGATCGCT GACTGCACGTTCACTAAGCTGCGGTCAGACAGCTCCCTGCGTGTGCTCTTCAGCGGCTCGCTCCGCCTCAAGTGTAAGACGGCCTGCTGTGGACGGTGGTACATCACTTTCAATGGTGCCGAGTGCACGGGTCCGTTACCCATCGAGTCCATCATCTACCTGGACCAGGGAAGTCCAGAACTCAACTCCACCATCAACATGCACCGCACCTCCACAG tggaGGGCCTGTGTGAGGGCATCAGCGCTGGTCTAGTGGACGTGGCGATTTGGGTTGGGACCTGTGCTGATTATTCCCGTGGAGACGCCTCCACAGGCTGGAACTCTGTATCCAGGATGATCATCGAGGAGCTTCCCAAAtaa